In one window of Bombus fervidus isolate BK054 chromosome 4, iyBomFerv1, whole genome shotgun sequence DNA:
- the LOC139986815 gene encoding unconventional myosin-Ie isoform X4: MLLRIVLYLCMYHWQSQNVKVSGVDDMVLLPKITEDAITENLRKRYMDDYIFTCIGPVLVSINPFKQMPYFGDKEIEIYQGAVPYENPPHIYGLADNMYRNMLIDKENQCVIISGESGAGKTVSAKYIMSYIAKISGGGTHVQKVKNVILESNPLLEAFGNAKTVRNNNSSRFGKYVEMQFGPSGQPSGGKISNFLLEKSRVTCYNIDERNFHVFYQLVTGANQQMKSELGLVDVDYYHYLNYGEGHKVHDVNDVHDFEATLKALNIMAIGDSEVTDIFRLVAGILHIGNIQFVENGNYSQIADKRYLDFPSHLLEISVMQLSQKLISRQFESKWGSQSESVDVTLNVEQAVYTRDALAKDIYARLFDYLVKKINSAMETNTEGLEIGILDIYGFEIFEKNGFEQFCINFVNEKLQQIFIELTLKAEQKLAIASNEHEHFQSTQDGFAIMHYAGIVSYSVDGFCDKNRDVLFLDLVELMQTSTNSLIQKLYPPECQTNKIKTLRSRPTTAGNKIRNQASRLVNQLMKCTPHYIRCIKPNETKRPRDWDSVRIKHQVEYLGLKENIRVRRAGFAYRRPFAKFLRRYGILTKETWPRWSGNEKQGVEWILKSLDINRSQYQLGKTKLFIKAPESLFTLEEARDRKYNMYARVIQKAFKKYFARKRQEQERQEAADLLFGRKERRRASLNRHFMGDYIGLDDKPQILNLIGRREKIFFAEVVKKYDRRFKTSRINFILTNKYLYLIGQEQIKKGPEKGKLVEIIKRKLPFNQISYVSLSKLQDGFLIIHVKEDYDSLLELIFKTEFLINLSKRYVEETGHILNIKFSNNLEYKVKKEGWGSGGTREIHFIQMEYRNKEILKTSGKILNVWIGPGLPCTTNLNITKATTSTKQQYNTLKTSHPFSTVSLQSGQNRSIQKTTRSVITEQNQILDRKSNNVSPPNTNVSGEPTFQLPVKKISTVNPSNTLHTSTETKEKKQITKQPRKIQNNGVPLMGMYTNPNDVPRAGLLKFPPPPSEPPPPQTPLAHPGFRLPPIDSDDRMNNIKDVKHNKGMQTVIGQVVNKTGDNKSRVVPPNKPRPQKPAVPKLPKARALYDYNPQDHDEIGLKEGDIVEILKEHEGGWWYGRLKGKKGLFPSNYVVKI; the protein is encoded by the exons ATGCTTCTGCGGattgtattgtatttatgC atGTATCATTGGCAGAGTCAAAATGTTAAAGTTTCCGGAGTGGATGATATGGTTTTGCTCCCGAAAATTACCGAGGATGCTATTACCGAAAATCTTCGAAAACGATACATGGATGACTATATATTT ACATGTATTGGTCCTGTATTAGTATCGATTAATCCTTTTAAGCAAATGCCATATTTTGGAGATaaggaaatagaaatttaccAGGGTGCG GTACCATATGAAAATCCTCCGCATATTTATGGATTAGCAGACAATATGTACAGAAATATGTTAATCGATAAGGAAAATCAATGTGTTATCATCAG TGGAGAATCAGGTGCTGGTAAAACAGTTTCAGCAAAATACATTATGTCATACATCGCGAAGATTAGTGGTGGTGGTACACACGTGCAAAAAGTAAAAAACGTCATTTTGGAATCTAATCCTCTTTTAGAAGCTTTTGGCAATGCGAAAACTGTGCGGAACAATAACAGTAGCAGATTT gGGAAATATGTAGAAATGCAATTCGGTCCTAGTGGCCAACCAAGCGGGGGAAAGATTTCGAACTTTTTGTTAGAAAAATCGAGAGTCACTTGTTATAATAtcgatgaaagaaattttcatgtATTTTATCAACTTGTAACAGGTGCAAACCAgcaaatgaaat CTGAACTTGGATTGGTGGATGTTGATTATTACCACTACCTCAATTATGGCGAAGGGCATAAAGTCCATGACGTAAACGACGTCCATGATTTTGAAGCAACTTTGAAAG cATTGAACATAATGGCGATAGGCGATTCCGAAGTAACTGATATTTTCAGACTCGTTGCGGGAATACTTCACATAGGAAATATTCAATTCGTCGAGAACGGAAATTATTCACAAATCGCTGATAAACGAT ATCTTGATTTTCCATCCCACTTGCTTGAGATTTCAGTAATGCAGCTATctcaaaaattaatatcacgTCAATTTGAATCCAAATGGGGAAGTCAATCTGAGAGCGTTGATGTTACATTAAACGTAGAACAAGCTGTCTATACTCGGGATGCATTGGCGAAGGATATCTATGCTAGACTCTTTGATTATCTGGTTAAA AAAATTAATTCAGCTATGGAAACCAATACCGAGGGTCTTGAAATTGGAATTTTGGATATTTACGGATTTgagatttttgaaaaaaatggtttcgaacaattttgtataaattttgtGAATGAGAAACTGCAACAGATCTTCATAGAGCTCACTCTAAAGGCAGAACAA aAACTTGCAATTGCGTCCAACGAGCACGAACATTTCCAAAGCACGCAAGACGGATTTGCTATTATGCATTATGCCGGTATAGTTTCGTATTCGGTTGATGGATTTTGCGATAAAAATCGCGATGTACTTTTCTTAGACCTTGTGGAACTAATGCAAACAAGTACGAA TTCTTTGATCCAGAAATTGTATCCGCCAGAATgtcaaacgaataaaataaaaacgctTAGATCCAGACCTACCACTGCGGGTAACAAGATTAGAAATCAAGCAAGTCGATTGGTCAATCAATTGATGAAATGTACACCACATTATATCAGATGCATCAAACCAAACGAGACAAAAAGACCACGAGATTGGGATTCGGTTAGAATAAAGCACCAA GTGGAATATTTAGgtctaaaagaaaatattagagTACGTAGGGCTGGTTTTGCATATAGAAGACCGTTCGCCAAATTTTTACGAAGATATGGAATTCTCACGAAAGAAACTTGGCCACGTTGGTCTGGTAATGAAAAGCAGGGAGTCGAATGGATATTAAAAAGCCTCGATATTAATCGATCGCAGTATCAACTTGGAAAAACAAAACTATTTATAAAAGCTCCCGAAAGT CTTTTTACGTTAGAAGAAGCAAGAGATcggaaatataatatgtacgcTAGAGTAATTCAAAAAGCATTCAAAAAGTACTTTGCTCGAAAGAGGCAAGAACAAGAAAGACAAGAAGCAGCTGATTTGTTGTTTGGTCGGAAAGAACGTAGACGAGCTAGCTTAAACAGACATTTCATGGGCGATTATATCGGATTGGACGACAAAcctcaaatattaaatttaattggaagaagagagaaaattttttttgCTGAAGTTGTGAAAAAGTATGACAGGAGATTCAAG ACGagtagaataaattttattctaaccAACAAATACTTATACCTTATCGGTCAAGAGCAAATCAAAAAGGGCCCAGAGAAAGGCAAATtggtagaaattataaaacggAAATTACCATTCAATCAGATTAGTTATGTATCATTAAGTAAACTTCAA GATGGTTTTCTCATTATTCATGTGAAAGAAGATTACGATAGCTTATTAGAGTTGATAtttaaaacagaatttttGATTAATCTTAGCAAGAGATACGTCGAGGAAACTGGTcatattctaaatataaaatttagtaacaa TTTAGAATATAAGGTTAAAAAGGAAGGATGGGGAAGTGGAGGTACAAgagaaatacattttatacaaatgGAATATAGgaacaaagaaattttaaaaacaagtGGAAAAATTCTAAACGTTTGGATTGGACCAGGATTGCCATGCACCACTA ATCTAAATATTACTAAAGCAACGACGTCGACGAAGCAACAATACAACACGTTGAAAACTAGTCATCCTTTTTCAACAGTTAGTTTGCAATCAGGCCAAAACAGATCGATTCAGAAAACAACTCGATCTGTAATTACAGaacaaaatcaaattttgGATCGTAAATCGAATAATGTATCACCTCCGAATACGAACGTGTCCGGAGAACCTACTTTTCAACTACCTGTGAAAAAGATATCGACAGTTAATCCTTCGAATACTTTACATACATCCACggaaacaaaagagaaaaagcagATAACAAAGCAACCGagaaagatacaaaataatGGTGTGCCTCTGATGGGCATGTATACTAATCCAAACGACGTGCCCCGTG cAGGTTTACTGAAATTTCCACCGCCTCCTTCCGAACCACCACCACCACAAACACCACTTGCTCATCCAGGATTTCGACTTCCACCGATTGATAGTGACGATCGcatgaataatattaaagacGTAAAACATAACAAAGGGATGCAAACAGTTATTGGGCAAGTAGTAAATAAAACTGGAGATAACAAGTCTCGTGTTGTTCCGCCTAATAAACCACGTCCGCAAAAACCAGCAGTGCCTAAGTTACCTAAAGCTAGAGCTTTGTACGATTACAATCCTCAAGATCACGATGAGATAGGACTCAAAGAAGGTGACATTGTTGAGATACTTAAAGAAC ACGAAGGTGGTTGGTGGTACGGTAggttaaaaggaaagaaaggccTGTTTCCATCAAACTACGTTGTCAAGATATAA